The following proteins are encoded in a genomic region of Glycine max cultivar Williams 82 chromosome 18, Glycine_max_v4.0, whole genome shotgun sequence:
- the LOC100806996 gene encoding uncharacterized protein has translation MARRRDFIRDIDNTKDTLKLVVRIIDLWFVETKDKFEQAEMIIMDENVDKIHVLIRKEELKTWKLTLKENNTYMMHNFKIFNNEGQYKLCLHPYKLIFTGVTIVIEVDLPNIPLKAYEFVNFVDILARTYRRDLLVGVYPITITNTWQGSKLLINESLPEIQQFKERVGVSLPILGF, from the exons ATGGCACGTCGTAGGGATTTCATAAGGGATATCGATAACACAAAGGATACCTTGAAGCTTGTCGTTAGAATCATAGACCTGTGGTTTGTTGAAACTAAAGATAAATTTGAACAAGCTGAAATGATTATCATGGATGAAAAT GTTGACAAGATTCATGTCCTTATAAGAAAAGAGGAGTTAAAGACATGGAAATTGACTCTAAAGGAGAACAACACTTATATGATGCacaactttaaaatttttaacaacGAGGGCCAGTATAAGCTATGTTTGCATCCATATAAGTTGATTTTTACTGGTGTCACTATTGTCATAGAAGTGGACCTTCCTAATATCCCTTTAAAGGCATAtgagtttgttaattttgttgataTCCTTGCTAGAACCTACCGACGCGATTTGTTAGTTG GAGTTTACCCAATTACAATAACTAACACATGGCAGGGCTCAAAGCTGTTGATTAATGAATCATTACCTGAAATACAACAATTTAAAGAAAG AGTTGGTGTTAGCTTACCTATATTGGGGTTCTAA